The following proteins are encoded in a genomic region of Sphaeramia orbicularis chromosome 2, fSphaOr1.1, whole genome shotgun sequence:
- the LOC115431584 gene encoding ornithine decarboxylase-like: protein MLSTLGTGFDCASKGEIELVLSLGVTPEKIIFAHTTKPQSHIKYASTRGVDMMTFDCEEELLKISACHTRAKLVLRIAVDDSKSAIKLSQKFGTKPSVVKKLLERCKELDLEVIGVSFHVGSGCTDSLAYRQAIEDARHVFDTAVLLGFQMKLLDIGGGFPGNEGFQIQFDEFSKVINEALDEFFPADSGVQVIAEPGRYYVDSAFTLAVNVFAKKVVMDDVTRIRDPENDRVMMYYISDGVFGSLNCLMYDPAHTNVAPYLHRVVESGEKRYRSIIWGPTCDSLDRVTATYWMPEVQVGDWLLIDNMGAYTVCCSSDFNFFDKADIYPVLSAQTWNMFNLS, encoded by the exons ATGCTGAGCACTCTGGGTACAGGCTTTGACTGTGCCAGCAAG GGTGAGATAGAGTTGGTCTTGTCTCTTGGAGTCACTCCTGAGAAAATCATTTTCGCacataccacaaaaccacaatccCACATCAAATATGCCAGTACTCGTGGAGTGGACATGATGACATTTGACTGTGAGGAGGAACTCCTAAAGATTTCTGCTTGTCACACCAGAGCAAA ACTAGTTCTGCGGATTGCAGTGGATGACTCCAAGTCAGCAATAAAACTCAGCCAAAAGTTTGGAACCAAACCATCAGTGGTTAAGAAGCTGCTGGAACGATGTAAAGAGCTGGACTTAGAGGTCATCGGAGTCAGTTTCCATGTAGGTAGTGGATGTACAGATAGTTTGGCGTACAGACAGGCCATCGAAGATGCTCGGCATGTCtttgacacagcg gttttgcTGGGATTTCAGATGAAACTATTAGATATCGGTGGTGGATTCCCTGGAAATGAGGGCTTTCAGATTCAATTTGATGAG TTTTCAAAGGTAATCAACGAGGCGTTGGATGAATTCTTCCCGGCTGACAGTGGGGTGCAGGTCATTGCTGAACCAGGACGGTACTATGTGGACTCAGCCTTCACACTGGCTGTGAACGTTTTTGCTAAAAAAGTTGTCATGGATGATGTGACTCGAATCAGAG ATCCTGAGAATGACAGAGTGATGATGTACTACATCAGTGATGGAGTCTTTGGCTCCTTAAACTGCCTCATGTATGATCCTGCCCACACAAATGTGGCTCCGTATCTCCACAGG GTGGTGGAGAGCGGTGAGAAGAGATACCGGTCCATTATCTGGGGTCCGACCTGCGACAGCCTGGACAGAGTCACTGCCACCTACTGGATGCCTGAGGTTCAAGTTGGGGACTGGCTTCTTATTGACAACATGGGAGCCTACACTGTGTGTTGTTCATCTGACTTTAATTTCTTTGACAAAGCAGACATTTACCCTGTTTTATCTGCTCAGACATGGAACATGTTCAACTTGTCTTAG